The following are from one region of the Bradyrhizobium septentrionale genome:
- a CDS encoding adenylate/guanylate cyclase domain-containing protein: MASPSREHLQDLQDLARGVGLRQVRLVTGAIMFAYLISHFLNHALGNISTEALAIGVYYHTEFWQFLPVAITFYSSCLVHTALGIWALYQRREFHWKTIEPLQLTLGLSVPMLIVAHVVGARLGQTLYGQEKLYPQELYTFFISAPNRLWLMLAVLVIAWVHGCIGLYFWLRLRPFFARAAPYLLAAAVLIPTLAMLGIYQGGRATMEDYQDPDWRREELSVQKLGTAAQATTLEKITDRLTIGYLGLLGLVLLARGARALLERRGGMIALSYGNGRTLRVPKGLSVLEASLRYNVPHASVCGGRARCSTCRIRIIGDHAALPEPSPREAFVLHRVGTDDPSIRLACQLRPTADLNFFQLFLPHTMSANAHATHPTRVGQERYLVSMFVDMRGSTQLAEKRLPFDTVFIVNRFLGAVSQAVLEAGGRPNQFIGDGMLALFGLTTDRQVACRQALRAAALIAANIDELNQFLSHDLREPIRFGIGIHGGEVIVGDIGYRDHMVFTALGDAVNVAARLQDMTKALACEAVISDEVRVTAGLADDALPAQEVAIRGRNEPMTVRTVEATRILSALVDDRRAVAA, translated from the coding sequence ATGGCCTCCCCCTCGCGCGAGCACCTGCAGGATCTACAGGATTTGGCCCGCGGCGTTGGCCTGCGGCAGGTCCGCCTGGTCACGGGGGCGATCATGTTCGCCTACCTGATCAGCCATTTCCTCAACCACGCGCTCGGCAATATCTCGACGGAGGCGCTGGCGATCGGGGTGTACTACCACACCGAATTCTGGCAATTCCTGCCGGTCGCGATCACCTTCTACAGCTCCTGCCTGGTGCACACCGCGCTCGGCATCTGGGCGCTGTATCAGCGCCGCGAGTTCCACTGGAAGACGATCGAGCCGCTACAGCTCACGCTCGGCCTCAGCGTCCCGATGCTGATCGTTGCGCACGTTGTGGGCGCGCGGCTCGGCCAGACCCTGTACGGGCAGGAGAAACTCTACCCGCAAGAGCTGTACACGTTCTTCATCTCGGCACCGAACCGGCTGTGGCTGATGCTGGCGGTGCTGGTGATCGCCTGGGTGCATGGCTGCATCGGCCTGTATTTCTGGCTGCGGCTGCGTCCGTTCTTTGCGCGCGCCGCACCATACCTGCTCGCTGCCGCGGTGCTGATCCCGACCCTGGCGATGCTCGGCATCTATCAGGGCGGCCGTGCCACGATGGAAGATTATCAGGACCCCGACTGGCGGCGCGAGGAGCTGTCGGTGCAGAAGCTCGGCACGGCGGCGCAGGCGACCACGCTCGAGAAGATCACGGACCGCCTGACGATCGGCTATCTCGGGCTGCTCGGCCTCGTGCTGCTGGCGCGCGGCGCGCGTGCCCTGCTGGAGCGCCGCGGCGGCATGATCGCGCTGTCCTACGGCAACGGTCGTACGCTGCGGGTGCCGAAGGGATTGAGCGTGCTGGAAGCGAGCCTGCGCTACAACGTGCCGCATGCCAGCGTCTGCGGCGGCCGCGCGCGCTGCTCGACCTGCCGCATCCGCATCATCGGCGATCATGCTGCCCTGCCCGAACCCTCGCCGCGCGAAGCCTTCGTGCTGCACCGGGTCGGCACTGACGATCCGTCGATCCGGCTGGCCTGCCAGTTGCGGCCGACCGCCGACCTGAACTTCTTCCAGCTGTTCCTGCCGCACACGATGTCGGCGAATGCGCACGCCACCCATCCGACGCGGGTCGGCCAGGAGCGTTATCTCGTCAGCATGTTCGTCGACATGCGCGGCTCGACGCAGCTTGCCGAGAAACGGCTGCCGTTCGACACCGTGTTCATTGTCAACCGCTTCCTCGGCGCAGTGTCGCAGGCGGTGCTGGAAGCCGGCGGGCGGCCGAACCAGTTCATCGGCGACGGCATGCTGGCGCTGTTCGGGCTCACCACCGATCGGCAGGTGGCCTGCCGTCAGGCGTTGCGCGCGGCAGCGCTGATCGCGGCCAATATCGACGAGCTGAACCAGTTCCTCAGCCACGATCTGCGCGAGCCGATCCGCTTCGGCATCGGCATCCATGGCGGCGAGGTGATCGTCGGCGATATCGGCTATCGCGACCACATGGTGTTCACCGCGCTCGGCGATGCCGTCAACGTTGCGGCAAGGCTGCAGGACATGACCAAGGCGCTGGCCTGCGAGGCGGTGATCTCGGACGAGGTGCGCGTCACCGCCGGCCTTGCCGACGATGCGCTGCCGGCCCAGGAGGTCGCGATCCGCGGCCGCAACGAGCCGATGACCGTGCGCACCGTCGAAGCGACCCGCATCCTGTCCGCGCTGGTCGACGACCGTCGCGCCGTCGCGGCCTGA
- a CDS encoding glycosyltransferase family 39 protein, whose amino-acid sequence MTAMRLVYAHALDLRTDEAYYWTWSKENVLSFLDHPPMVAWFIRFGTAILGDTNLGVRLGGIVAMLATQLLLADIVRRVTSNNVRAVMLALLLPEAALYYGLLMAKVAPDTALIPFSVAMLWSLVRLAQSNDERWWLAAGLFAGLALLSKFTAIMFAPAVLAFALVPDWRWRWLRSPYPYLAALIAIVMFSPVLIWNAEHDWASFRFQAVRATTERAFTLRTLGEFLGMQFGLVGFVLLPVTLFGTALTAWRGYVRREPVAILLATAVLVPFAYFLWKSLTLRVGDTWPMFLWPAGFAAVAINVTRMPFEGWSVGLVKSTVYWARTAITTGIVFVVCVFLYYMFAPWNLIGRTDPIGTEAGYDLVAARTLAQVQATGATWVATTDYRTYAMLRWLLRGRVPVIEVNERGRFQGFADPGMSVIRDHVGIYVGREPENNLPLWRETSAVRQPLERVTRSWRGMVMDTYALEKISGWTPDLSPPPDTTFFRWRVLAMRLPSPLVEEGGAHLRAG is encoded by the coding sequence ATGACCGCGATGCGGCTGGTCTATGCCCATGCGCTCGATCTGCGCACCGACGAGGCTTATTACTGGACCTGGTCGAAGGAAAACGTGCTGTCCTTCCTCGACCATCCGCCAATGGTGGCCTGGTTCATCCGCTTCGGCACCGCGATCCTCGGCGACACCAATCTCGGCGTCCGCCTCGGTGGCATCGTGGCGATGCTGGCGACCCAGCTCCTGCTCGCCGACATCGTCCGCCGCGTGACATCCAACAATGTCCGCGCCGTGATGCTGGCGCTGCTGCTGCCGGAGGCGGCGCTCTACTACGGGCTCTTGATGGCCAAGGTGGCACCCGATACCGCGCTGATCCCGTTTTCGGTGGCGATGCTGTGGTCGCTGGTGCGGCTTGCGCAAAGCAATGACGAGCGCTGGTGGCTCGCCGCGGGGCTGTTTGCCGGGCTGGCGCTGTTGTCGAAATTCACCGCGATCATGTTCGCGCCGGCGGTGCTCGCCTTCGCGCTGGTGCCGGATTGGCGTTGGCGCTGGCTGCGCAGCCCGTATCCTTACCTCGCCGCACTGATCGCGATCGTCATGTTCTCGCCGGTCTTGATCTGGAATGCCGAGCACGATTGGGCCTCGTTCCGCTTCCAGGCGGTGCGCGCCACCACCGAGCGCGCTTTCACGCTCCGAACGCTGGGCGAGTTCCTCGGCATGCAGTTCGGGCTGGTCGGCTTTGTGCTGCTGCCGGTGACGCTGTTCGGAACAGCGCTGACGGCATGGCGCGGCTATGTCAGGCGCGAGCCGGTCGCAATCCTGCTGGCGACCGCGGTGCTGGTGCCGTTCGCCTACTTTCTCTGGAAGTCCTTGACCTTGCGGGTCGGCGACACCTGGCCGATGTTCCTGTGGCCGGCCGGCTTCGCGGCGGTTGCCATCAATGTCACACGGATGCCGTTCGAGGGCTGGTCGGTTGGCTTAGTCAAATCGACGGTCTATTGGGCCCGGACCGCTATCACCACCGGCATCGTGTTCGTCGTCTGCGTCTTCCTCTACTACATGTTTGCGCCGTGGAATCTGATCGGCCGCACCGATCCGATCGGCACCGAGGCCGGCTACGATCTGGTGGCCGCGCGCACCCTGGCGCAGGTGCAGGCGACCGGCGCGACCTGGGTCGCGACCACGGATTACCGCACCTATGCGATGCTGCGCTGGTTGCTGCGCGGGCGGGTGCCGGTCATCGAGGTCAACGAGCGCGGCCGCTTCCAGGGCTTTGCCGATCCCGGCATGAGCGTGATCCGCGACCATGTCGGCATCTATGTCGGGCGCGAGCCCGAGAACAATTTGCCGCTGTGGCGCGAGACATCAGCGGTGCGTCAGCCGCTGGAGCGCGTGACGCGGAGCTGGCGCGGCATGGTGATGGACACCTATGCGCTGGAGAAAATCAGCGGCTGGACGCCCGATCTGTCGCCGCCGCCGGATACCACATTCTTCCGCTGGCGCGTGCTGGCGATGCGTCTTCCTTCTCCCCTTGTGGAAGAAGGTGGCGCCCATTTGCGCGCCGGATGA
- a CDS encoding YcjF family protein produces the protein MNEKTPPRRPATFKLDDPGVVVMDPDDSGRLARGTIQIVPEAEPAQLPVPTDAPLLPARRGFRWGTLFWSAVTGLVVLGAGLGVINLVEDLFARNEGLGVLGLGLAVIAAVALAVVTMRELIGLARLATIEKLHLRAAEVLISDDRAASRAVVADLLKLAHQTPQLARARSALQSHTDDIIDGADMIRLAERELMTPLDQEARRLVSTAAQRVSVVTAVSPRAMIDVLFVFVASLRMIRQLARLYGGRPGALGMIRLLRHVIAHLAITGGMAASDSLIQQMLGHGIAAKLSQRLGEGMLNGLLTARLGLAAIDVTRPLPFNALPRPALTDLAKDLIRKRDEEE, from the coding sequence ATGAACGAGAAGACGCCCCCGCGGCGGCCGGCGACGTTCAAGCTCGACGATCCCGGCGTGGTCGTGATGGATCCGGACGACAGCGGCCGCCTCGCCCGCGGCACGATCCAGATCGTGCCCGAGGCCGAGCCTGCACAGCTCCCGGTGCCAACAGATGCGCCGCTGCTGCCGGCGCGCCGCGGCTTCCGCTGGGGCACGCTGTTCTGGAGCGCGGTCACGGGCCTCGTGGTGCTCGGCGCCGGGCTTGGCGTCATCAATCTGGTCGAGGATCTGTTCGCGCGCAACGAGGGCCTCGGCGTCCTCGGGCTCGGGCTTGCCGTCATCGCCGCGGTGGCGCTGGCGGTCGTCACCATGCGCGAGCTGATCGGTCTGGCGCGGCTTGCGACCATCGAGAAGCTGCATCTGCGCGCCGCCGAGGTGCTGATCAGCGACGACCGCGCCGCGAGCCGGGCTGTTGTCGCCGACCTGCTCAAGCTCGCGCACCAGACCCCGCAGCTCGCCCGCGCCCGCAGCGCGCTGCAGAGTCACACCGACGACATCATCGACGGTGCCGACATGATCCGCCTTGCCGAACGCGAGCTGATGACGCCGCTCGACCAGGAAGCACGGCGGCTGGTCTCGACCGCCGCGCAGCGCGTCTCGGTCGTCACCGCGGTCAGCCCGCGCGCGATGATCGACGTGCTGTTCGTGTTCGTGGCTAGCTTGAGGATGATCCGGCAGCTGGCGCGGCTCTATGGCGGCAGGCCCGGCGCGCTCGGCATGATCCGCCTGTTGCGCCACGTCATCGCGCATCTGGCGATCACCGGCGGCATGGCGGCGAGCGACAGCCTGATCCAGCAGATGCTCGGCCACGGTATCGCGGCAAAGCTCTCGCAGCGGCTCGGCGAAGGCATGCTCAACGGCCTCTTGACCGCGCGGCTCGGCCTCGCCGCGATCGACGTCACCCGTCCGCTCCCCTTCAACGCCCTGCCGCGCCCCGCGCTGACCGATCTGGCAAAGGACCTGATCCGCAAGCGCGACGAAGAGGAATAG
- a CDS encoding YcjX family protein produces MPPRFRDIVEEARLSARALLDYGEGFFNPTVRLGVTGLSRAGKTVFITALVHGLTRGGRFPVFEPYASGRIARAYLAPQPDDAVPRFAYENHVRTLVEELRWPSSTTDISELRLVIEYQRQNGADRTLTVDIVDYPGEWLLDLPLLAKSYEQWSAESLALSREPLRAKLAAPWHAHLATLNPEAKEDEQAALAEARLFTDYLRACRDERFAMSLLPPGRFLMPGNLANTPALTFAPLDVPVDGSAPDGSLWAMMRRRFEAYKDVVVRPFFRDHFARLDRQIVLADALAAFNAGPEALHDLEAALAGILDCFRIGRSTILSALFRPRIDRILFAATKADHLHHQSHDRLEAVLRRIVARAAERAEYAGAAIDVVALAAVRATREAQVTRGRDRLPSILGTPAPGEIANGERLDGETEVATFPGDLPDNPEALFNGGFRGLSSAGAEAADYRFLRFRPPKLERNGDAEPALPHIRLDRALQFLIGDKLQ; encoded by the coding sequence ATGCCCCCCAGGTTTCGAGATATCGTCGAGGAAGCGCGTCTCTCGGCGCGGGCGCTGCTCGACTATGGCGAGGGCTTCTTCAACCCGACGGTACGGCTCGGCGTCACCGGCCTGTCGCGCGCCGGCAAGACCGTGTTCATCACCGCGCTGGTGCACGGCCTGACCCGGGGCGGCCGCTTCCCGGTGTTCGAGCCCTATGCCTCGGGGCGGATCGCGCGCGCCTATCTCGCACCGCAACCTGACGATGCAGTGCCGCGCTTCGCCTATGAGAACCATGTCCGCACTTTGGTCGAGGAGCTGCGATGGCCGAGCTCGACCACGGACATCTCCGAGCTTCGCCTCGTGATCGAGTATCAGCGGCAAAATGGCGCGGACCGCACGCTGACCGTCGACATCGTCGACTATCCCGGCGAGTGGCTGCTCGACCTGCCGCTGCTGGCCAAGAGCTACGAGCAATGGTCGGCGGAGAGCCTTGCGCTGTCGCGCGAGCCGCTGCGCGCGAAACTCGCGGCGCCCTGGCACGCGCATCTGGCAACGCTCAACCCCGAAGCCAAGGAGGACGAGCAGGCGGCGCTCGCCGAGGCAAGACTGTTCACCGACTATCTGCGCGCCTGCCGCGACGAGCGCTTTGCGATGAGCCTGCTGCCGCCCGGCCGCTTCCTGATGCCGGGCAATCTCGCCAATACGCCGGCGCTGACCTTTGCGCCGCTCGACGTGCCCGTCGACGGCAGCGCGCCGGACGGCTCGCTGTGGGCGATGATGCGGCGGCGCTTTGAGGCCTACAAGGACGTCGTGGTGCGGCCGTTCTTCCGCGATCATTTCGCGCGGCTCGATCGCCAGATCGTGCTCGCCGATGCGCTGGCCGCATTCAATGCCGGCCCCGAGGCGCTGCACGATCTCGAGGCCGCGCTCGCCGGCATCCTCGACTGCTTCCGGATCGGCCGCAGCACGATCCTGAGCGCGCTGTTCCGGCCGCGCATCGACCGCATCCTGTTCGCGGCGACCAAGGCCGACCATCTGCACCACCAGAGCCACGACCGGCTGGAGGCCGTGCTGCGGCGGATCGTGGCGAGGGCCGCCGAGCGCGCCGAATATGCCGGCGCCGCGATCGACGTGGTGGCGCTCGCCGCGGTGCGCGCCACCCGCGAGGCGCAGGTCACCCGCGGCCGCGACCGGCTGCCGTCGATCCTCGGCACGCCGGCACCGGGCGAAATCGCCAACGGCGAGCGGCTGGACGGCGAGACCGAGGTTGCGACCTTTCCGGGCGACCTGCCCGACAATCCGGAGGCGCTGTTCAACGGCGGATTCCGCGGCCTCTCCAGCGCCGGCGCCGAGGCGGCCGACTACCGTTTCCTGCGCTTCCGTCCGCCGAAGCTGGAGCGAAACGGCGATGCGGAGCCGGCGCTGCCTCACATCCGCCTTGACCGCGCTCTCCAATTCCTGATCGGAGACAAACTGCAATGA
- the trhA gene encoding PAQR family membrane homeostasis protein TrhA, translated as MTVFRLKQFASTSIHAAGAALWNYDRAELIADGVVHIIGVCFGLVAATALIVLTAVYAGPFDVAVVSVYVAGLLAMLVLSATYNLWPVSRAKWVLRRFDHSAIYLLIAATYTPFIVELKDSTFAIALLVGVWCVAIVGIWLKLAYPGRFDRLAVGLYLAMGWSGIMLYDRVVKALPAMALGFVLAGGILYSLGVIFHSWRRLRFQNAIWHGFVLLGAACHYTAVFDVVLAS; from the coding sequence ATGACGGTCTTCCGCCTGAAGCAATTCGCCTCGACCTCGATCCACGCGGCCGGCGCCGCGCTGTGGAACTACGACCGTGCCGAGCTGATCGCCGACGGCGTCGTCCACATCATCGGCGTCTGTTTCGGCCTGGTTGCCGCCACCGCGCTGATCGTGCTGACCGCGGTCTATGCCGGTCCGTTCGACGTTGCCGTGGTGTCGGTCTATGTCGCGGGCCTGCTCGCGATGCTGGTGCTGTCGGCGACCTATAATCTCTGGCCGGTGTCGCGCGCCAAATGGGTGCTGCGGCGCTTCGATCACTCCGCGATCTATCTGTTGATCGCCGCGACCTATACGCCGTTCATCGTGGAGCTGAAGGACAGCACTTTCGCGATCGCGCTGCTGGTCGGGGTGTGGTGCGTGGCGATCGTCGGGATCTGGCTGAAGCTCGCCTATCCCGGCCGCTTCGACCGGCTCGCAGTCGGGCTCTACCTCGCGATGGGCTGGAGCGGCATCATGCTCTACGACCGCGTCGTCAAGGCGCTGCCGGCGATGGCGCTCGGCTTTGTGCTGGCCGGCGGCATCCTCTACAGCCTGGGGGTGATCTTCCACTCCTGGCGGCGGCTGCGCTTCCAGAATGCGATCTGGCACGGCTTCGTGCTGCTCGGGGCCGCCTGCCACTATACGGCAGTGTTCGACGTCGTGCTGGCGAGCTGA
- a CDS encoding SDR family oxidoreductase gives MQVAGKVVVVTGGGNGIGKALCEAFHAAGASKVVVVDLDHAAAEKVAASVGGAAFKCDVGQEKNILHVIDETERMFGPIALFCSNAGIGGGFDPLSKNAGGTSDEPWSRSWAIHVMAHVYAARHLVPRMKARGGGYFLNTISAAGLLSQVGSPAYSTTKHAAVGFAENLAISHRADNIKVSILCPQGVETNMLRSIPRGPQSGDGDLSAEQVAQDALKGIEHETFLILPHPQVLGYMRKKTENYDRWIGGMAKIQAKMRETHGK, from the coding sequence ATGCAGGTGGCAGGTAAGGTTGTGGTGGTCACCGGCGGTGGCAATGGCATCGGCAAGGCGCTGTGCGAGGCGTTCCACGCCGCGGGCGCCTCCAAGGTCGTGGTCGTCGACCTCGATCATGCGGCCGCCGAGAAGGTCGCGGCCTCGGTCGGCGGCGCGGCCTTCAAATGCGATGTCGGGCAGGAGAAGAACATCCTGCATGTGATCGACGAGACCGAGCGCATGTTCGGCCCGATCGCGCTGTTCTGCTCCAATGCCGGGATCGGCGGCGGCTTCGATCCGCTGTCGAAAAATGCCGGCGGCACCTCGGACGAGCCGTGGTCGCGCAGCTGGGCGATCCATGTCATGGCGCATGTCTATGCTGCACGGCATCTGGTGCCGCGCATGAAGGCGCGCGGCGGCGGCTACTTCCTCAACACGATCTCGGCGGCTGGCCTGCTGTCGCAGGTCGGCAGCCCGGCGTACTCGACCACCAAGCACGCCGCGGTCGGGTTCGCCGAAAATCTCGCGATCTCGCACCGCGCCGACAACATCAAGGTCTCGATCCTTTGCCCGCAGGGCGTCGAGACCAACATGCTGCGCTCGATCCCGAGGGGCCCGCAATCCGGCGACGGCGATCTCTCCGCGGAACAGGTCGCGCAGGACGCGCTCAAGGGCATCGAGCACGAGACCTTCCTGATCCTGCCGCACCCGCAGGTGCTCGGCTACATGCGCAAGAAGACCGAGAACTACGACCGCTGGATCGGCGGCATGGCCAAGATCCAGGCCAAGATGCGCGAGACGCACGGGAAGTGA
- a CDS encoding TetR/AcrR family transcriptional regulator, protein MQMRESRKEAVSRHKRELILDAARSVFAEEGLEGASLRAIATRAGYTPAALYFHFDSKEAIYAEVLRQSLASLGEAVSAAVATTRGAKQKLHAAGMAFFRYYADHPRDLDLGFYLLRGGMKPAGLGHDRDHELNAALEAALHPIAEAAEALGASRQKANTVMVDCFAHATGLLLLLHTGRIRMFGASAPDLMDAYLRDRIAQLAKE, encoded by the coding sequence ATGCAGATGCGCGAGAGCAGGAAGGAAGCGGTCAGCCGCCACAAGCGGGAGCTGATCCTCGATGCGGCGCGCAGCGTGTTCGCCGAGGAAGGCCTCGAGGGCGCGAGCCTGCGGGCGATCGCGACCCGGGCCGGCTACACCCCGGCGGCGCTGTATTTCCACTTCGATTCCAAGGAAGCGATCTATGCCGAGGTGTTGCGGCAATCGCTGGCCTCGCTGGGTGAGGCGGTCAGCGCCGCCGTCGCGACGACGCGCGGCGCGAAGCAGAAGCTGCACGCCGCGGGCATGGCGTTCTTCCGCTATTATGCGGACCATCCACGCGACCTCGATCTCGGCTTCTATCTGCTCCGCGGCGGCATGAAGCCGGCCGGGCTCGGCCATGATCGCGACCACGAGTTGAACGCCGCGCTGGAGGCTGCGCTGCATCCGATTGCGGAAGCGGCCGAGGCGCTCGGCGCGTCGCGTCAGAAAGCCAACACCGTGATGGTGGATTGCTTCGCGCACGCGACCGGCCTGCTGCTGTTGCTGCACACCGGCCGCATCAGGATGTTCGGCGCTTCGGCGCCCGATCTGATGGACGCCTATCTGCGCGACAGGATCGCACAACTCGCCAAGGAGTGA
- a CDS encoding 4-hydroxyphenylacetate 3-hydroxylase family protein, which yields MLMTATDYRESLRRYKPRVFVNGEAVASVADEPLLAPGVAGVGVTYDFAHRAEHAPIMTARQGTSGKTVNRMLHINESSQDLLYKLEAVRLVCRTSGCAQRYLTHDALNGLYQATKLTDDRHGTDYSQRFLNYLHEVQDKDLTLGVAMTDAKGDRSKRPGLQANPDVYVHIRERRGDGIVIRGTKAIVTGAPYMHEFLVMPCRTHVPDDKDFAVCCAVPVDAPGVTIVARPAGRPGDASAKFSAKYGQSVGVVIFDDVFVPHDRVFLAGETEEGGFLTTSYATHHRHSCIGARAGFGDLLIGAGALMIEANGLDAEKHAHIREAMVELITITESFYACGVASSVYCTKDPAGSVMPDAVFSNIGKLLLATKIYDMHRVAHYVSGGLIVALPGPDEDHNPETRASLAAVMGGRPDIPAEQRAEVARLIEDLTVSNQAGWYSVISLHGGGSPEAMKREIWRNYPVMEKAELVENLLGRGLVDEGQRVSKQPGRCCATGCEVPAPSAALEQQHVLS from the coding sequence ATGCTGATGACGGCTACGGACTACCGGGAATCCCTGCGCCGCTACAAGCCGCGGGTGTTCGTCAATGGCGAGGCGGTCGCGAGCGTCGCCGACGAGCCGTTGCTGGCGCCCGGCGTGGCGGGTGTCGGCGTGACCTACGATTTCGCGCATCGCGCCGAGCACGCGCCGATCATGACGGCGCGGCAGGGCACCTCGGGCAAGACGGTCAACCGCATGCTCCACATCAATGAGAGCTCGCAGGACCTGCTCTACAAGCTCGAGGCAGTGCGGCTGGTGTGCAGGACATCGGGCTGCGCGCAACGCTATCTGACCCATGATGCGCTCAACGGCCTGTATCAGGCGACGAAGCTGACCGACGATCGGCACGGCACCGATTACAGCCAGCGCTTCCTCAACTATCTGCACGAGGTGCAGGACAAGGACCTGACGCTCGGCGTCGCCATGACCGATGCCAAGGGCGATCGCTCCAAGCGGCCGGGGCTGCAGGCCAATCCGGACGTCTATGTCCACATCAGGGAGCGGCGCGGCGACGGCATCGTGATCCGCGGCACCAAGGCGATCGTTACCGGCGCGCCCTACATGCACGAATTTCTTGTCATGCCGTGCCGCACCCATGTGCCCGACGACAAGGATTTTGCGGTGTGTTGCGCGGTGCCGGTCGATGCGCCCGGTGTCACCATCGTCGCACGCCCGGCCGGCCGGCCCGGCGATGCATCTGCCAAATTCTCGGCGAAGTACGGCCAGTCGGTCGGCGTCGTGATCTTCGACGACGTGTTCGTGCCGCATGATCGCGTCTTCCTCGCCGGCGAGACCGAGGAGGGCGGCTTCCTCACCACGTCCTATGCTACGCATCACCGCCATTCCTGCATCGGTGCGCGCGCCGGGTTCGGCGATCTGTTGATCGGCGCCGGCGCCCTGATGATCGAGGCCAACGGGCTCGATGCCGAGAAGCACGCGCATATCCGCGAGGCGATGGTCGAACTGATCACCATCACTGAAAGTTTCTACGCCTGCGGCGTCGCGTCCTCGGTCTACTGCACCAAGGACCCCGCCGGCTCGGTGATGCCGGATGCGGTGTTCTCGAACATCGGCAAGCTGCTGCTCGCGACCAAGATCTACGACATGCACCGCGTGGCGCATTATGTGTCTGGCGGGCTGATCGTGGCGCTGCCGGGACCCGATGAGGACCACAATCCGGAAACGCGTGCCTCGCTCGCCGCTGTCATGGGCGGCCGTCCCGACATTCCGGCCGAGCAGCGCGCCGAGGTGGCGCGATTGATCGAGGACCTCACGGTCTCGAACCAAGCGGGCTGGTACTCGGTGATCTCGCTGCACGGCGGCGGCTCGCCGGAGGCGATGAAGCGCGAGATCTGGCGCAACTATCCGGTGATGGAAAAGGCCGAGCTGGTCGAAAACCTGCTCGGCCGCGGCCTCGTCGACGAGGGCCAGCGGGTGTCGAAGCAGCCCGGACGCTGCTGCGCCACCGGCTGCGAGGTGCCGGCGCCATCAGCCGCGCTAGAGCAGCAACACGTACTCTCTTAG